One window of the Triticum dicoccoides isolate Atlit2015 ecotype Zavitan chromosome 3B, WEW_v2.0, whole genome shotgun sequence genome contains the following:
- the LOC119276693 gene encoding serine/arginine-rich-splicing factor SR34-like isoform X1: MGRRNSCTIYVGNLPGDIREREVEDLFYKYGRIVDIDLKIPPRPPGYAFVEFEDPRDADDAIYGRDGYDFDGYRLRVELAHGGRAQSYSYDRPSSFSNGRRGGVSRRSEFRVMVDGLPSSASWQDLKDHMRRAGDVCFSDVYREGGATVGVVDYTNYDDMKYAIRKLDDTEFRNAFSRAYIRVREYDARSRSRSRSLSYSRSRSYSRSVSRSPLPMDERSPSRSRSPVSLVSGKSVSRSPRSRSLSRSASPVRSD; encoded by the exons ATGGGCAGGCGCAACAGCTGCACGATTTATGTAGGCAATCTCCCTGGGGACATTCGTGAGAGGGAGGTTGAGGATCTCTTTTACAAG TATGGCCGTATTGTCGATATTGACTTGAAGATTCCTCCAAGGCCTCCTGGTTACGCTTTTGTTGAG TTTGAGGATCCCCGTGATGCTGATGATGCAATTTATGGCCGCGATGGGTATGACTTTGATGGCTACAGGCTGCGG GTGGAATTAGCTCATGGTGGAAGAGCTCAATCTTACTCGTACGATCGCCCAAGCAGCTTTAGCAATGGACGCCGTGGAGGTGTTTCTAGGCGCTCTGAGTTCCGAG TTATGGTTGATGGTTTACCTTCGTCAGCGTCATGGCAAGATCTCAAG GACCATATGCGACGGGCTGGCGATGTCTGTTTTTCTGATGTATACCGCGAGGGCGGAG CAACCGTTGGAGTTGTGGATTATACAAACTACGATGACATGAAATATGCG ATTAGGAAGCTCGATGATACAGAGTTCAGAAATGCATTTTCAAGGGCATATATCAGG GTGAGGGAGTATGATGCTAGATCAAGAAGCAGGAGCCGTAGCCTCTCTTACTCAAGAAGTCGCAGCTATAGCAG ATCTGTCTCTCGATCACCCTTACCTATGGATGAAAG GTCACCATCAAGATCTCGGTCTCCTGTTTCATTG GTTTCTGGAAAATCCGTGAGCAGAAGCCCTCGGAGCAGGAGCTTATCCCGCTCTGCATCTCCT GTGAGGTCGGATTGA
- the LOC119276693 gene encoding serine/arginine-rich-splicing factor SR34-like isoform X2 yields the protein MGRRNSCTIYVGNLPGDIREREVEDLFYKYGRIVDIDLKIPPRPPGYAFVEFEDPRDADDAIYGRDGYDFDGYRLRVELAHGGRAQSYSYDRPSSFSNGRRGGVSRRSEFRVMVDGLPSSASWQDLKDHMRRAGDVCFSDVYREGGATVGVVDYTNYDDMKYAIRKLDDTEFRNAFSRAYIRVREYDARSRSRSRSLSYSRSRSYSRSPSRSRSPVSLVSGKSVSRSPRSRSLSRSASPVRSD from the exons ATGGGCAGGCGCAACAGCTGCACGATTTATGTAGGCAATCTCCCTGGGGACATTCGTGAGAGGGAGGTTGAGGATCTCTTTTACAAG TATGGCCGTATTGTCGATATTGACTTGAAGATTCCTCCAAGGCCTCCTGGTTACGCTTTTGTTGAG TTTGAGGATCCCCGTGATGCTGATGATGCAATTTATGGCCGCGATGGGTATGACTTTGATGGCTACAGGCTGCGG GTGGAATTAGCTCATGGTGGAAGAGCTCAATCTTACTCGTACGATCGCCCAAGCAGCTTTAGCAATGGACGCCGTGGAGGTGTTTCTAGGCGCTCTGAGTTCCGAG TTATGGTTGATGGTTTACCTTCGTCAGCGTCATGGCAAGATCTCAAG GACCATATGCGACGGGCTGGCGATGTCTGTTTTTCTGATGTATACCGCGAGGGCGGAG CAACCGTTGGAGTTGTGGATTATACAAACTACGATGACATGAAATATGCG ATTAGGAAGCTCGATGATACAGAGTTCAGAAATGCATTTTCAAGGGCATATATCAGG GTGAGGGAGTATGATGCTAGATCAAGAAGCAGGAGCCGTAGCCTCTCTTACTCAAGAAGTCGCAGCTATAGCAG GTCACCATCAAGATCTCGGTCTCCTGTTTCATTG GTTTCTGGAAAATCCGTGAGCAGAAGCCCTCGGAGCAGGAGCTTATCCCGCTCTGCATCTCCT GTGAGGTCGGATTGA
- the LOC119276693 gene encoding serine/arginine-rich-splicing factor SR34-like isoform X3 gives MGRRNSCTIYVGNLPGDIREREVEDLFYKYGRIVDIDLKIPPRPPGYAFVEFEDPRDADDAIYGRDGYDFDGYRLRVELAHGGRAQSYSYDRPSSFSNGRRGGVSRRSEFRVMVDGLPSSASWQDLKDHMRRAGDVCFSDVYREGGATVGVVDYTNYDDMKYAIRKLDDTEFRNAFSRAYIRVREYDARSRSRSRSLSYSRSRSYSRSVSRSPLPMDERSGHAAIWGLLP, from the exons ATGGGCAGGCGCAACAGCTGCACGATTTATGTAGGCAATCTCCCTGGGGACATTCGTGAGAGGGAGGTTGAGGATCTCTTTTACAAG TATGGCCGTATTGTCGATATTGACTTGAAGATTCCTCCAAGGCCTCCTGGTTACGCTTTTGTTGAG TTTGAGGATCCCCGTGATGCTGATGATGCAATTTATGGCCGCGATGGGTATGACTTTGATGGCTACAGGCTGCGG GTGGAATTAGCTCATGGTGGAAGAGCTCAATCTTACTCGTACGATCGCCCAAGCAGCTTTAGCAATGGACGCCGTGGAGGTGTTTCTAGGCGCTCTGAGTTCCGAG TTATGGTTGATGGTTTACCTTCGTCAGCGTCATGGCAAGATCTCAAG GACCATATGCGACGGGCTGGCGATGTCTGTTTTTCTGATGTATACCGCGAGGGCGGAG CAACCGTTGGAGTTGTGGATTATACAAACTACGATGACATGAAATATGCG ATTAGGAAGCTCGATGATACAGAGTTCAGAAATGCATTTTCAAGGGCATATATCAGG GTGAGGGAGTATGATGCTAGATCAAGAAGCAGGAGCCGTAGCCTCTCTTACTCAAGAAGTCGCAGCTATAGCAG ATCTGTCTCTCGATCACCCTTACCTATGGATGAAAG ATCTGGCCATGCGGCGATCTGGGGACTGCTTCCATAG